A stretch of Canis lupus baileyi chromosome 2, mCanLup2.hap1, whole genome shotgun sequence DNA encodes these proteins:
- the THBS4 gene encoding thrombospondin-4, whose translation MPGPRGAALLLLHLVLQPWLRAGAQGPPQVFDLLPSSSQRLNPAVLKPILTDPTLNEVYVISTFKLHTKSSATIFGLYSSTDNSKYFEFTVMGRLNKAILRYLKNDGKIHLVVFNNLQLADGRRHRVLLRLTNLQRGAGSVELYLDCTQVDSVHNLPRAFSGSSQSPDSIELRTFQRKAQDFLEELKLVVRGSLFQVASLQDCFLQQSEPLATTSTGDFNRQFLGQMTQLNQLLGEVKDLLRQQVKETSFLRNTIAECQACGPLSFQSPTPNTLVPPAPPAPATSPTPPVRRCDSNSCFRGVRCTDTRDGFQCGPCPEGYTGNGITCSDIDECKYHPCYPGVRCVNLAPGFRCEACPVGFTGPVVQGIGISFAKSNKQVCTDIDECRNGACVLNSICINTLGSYRCGPCKPGYTGDQTRGCRTERSCRNPELNPCSVNAQCIEERQGDVTCVCGVGWAGDGYICGKDVDIDSYPDEELPCSARNCKKDNCRYVPNSGQEDADGDGIGDACDEDADGDGILNEQDNCVLTHNVDQRNSDKDIFGDACDNCRNILNNDQKDTDGDGKGDACDDDMDGDGIKNILDNCPRVPNRDQRDKDGDGVGDACDSCPDVSNPNQSDVDNDLVGDSCDTNQDSDGDGHQDSTDNCPTVINSAQLDTDKDGIGDECDDDDDNDGIPDLVPPGPDNCRLVPNPAQEDSNRDGVGDICETDFDQDQVIDRIDVCPENAEVTLTDFRAYQTVVLDPEGDAQIDPNWVVLNQGMEIVQTMNSDPGLAVGYTAFNGVDFEGTFHVNTQTDDDYAGFIFGYQDSSSFYVVMWKQTEQTYWQATPFRAVAEPGIQLKAVKSKTGPGEHLRNSLWHTGDTSDQVRLLWKDSRNVGWKDKVSYRWFLQHRPQVGYIRVRFYEGSELVADSGVTIDTTMRGGRLGVFCFSQENIIWSNLKYRCNDTIPEDFQEFQTQNFDRLDS comes from the exons CCATTCTCCGTTACCTGAAGAATGATGGGAAGATTCATTTGGTGGTTTTCAACAACTTGCAGCTGGCTGATGGCAGGCGGCACAGGGTCCTCCTGAGACTGACCAACTTGCAGCGAGGGGCTGGCTCTGTAGAGCTCTATCTGGACTGCACCCAAGTGGATTCTGTGCACAATCTTCCCAGAGCCTTTTCCGGCTCCTCCCAGAGTCCTGACTCCATTGAATTGAGAACCTTCCAGAGGAAGGCACAG GACTTCTTGGAAGAGCTGAAGCTGGTGGTGAGAGGCTCACTGTTCCAGGTGGCCAGCCTGCAAGACTGCTTCCTGCAGCAGAGTGAGCCACTGGCCACCACAAGCACAG GAGATTTTAATCGGCAGTTCTTGGGGCAAATGACACAACTAAACCAGCTACTGGGAGAGGTGAAGGATCTTCTGAGACAGCAG GTCAAGGAAACATCATTTTTGCGAAACACTATAGCTGAGTGCCAGGCTTGTG GTCCTCTCAGCTTTCAGTCTCCTACCCCAAACACACTGGTGCCTCCAGCGCCCCCAGCACCCGCGACATCCCCGACACCCCCAGTGCGCCGCTGTGATTCCAACTCATGTTTCCGCGGCGTCCGGTGTACGGACACCAGAGATGGCTTTCAGTGTGGGCCCTGCCCTGAGGGCTACACAGGAAATGGGATCACCTGTTCTGACATTGATGAG tgcAAATATCACCCCTGCTACCCAGGTGTGCGCTGTGTGAACTTGGCTCCTGGCTTCAGATGTGAGGCCTGCCCAGTGGGCTTCACTGGGCCCGTGGTGCAGGGTATCGGGATCAGTTTTGCCAAGTCAAACAAGCAG GTCTGCACTGACATTGATGAGTGTCGCAATGGAGCATGTGTTCTCAATTCTATCTGTATTAACACCTTG ggatcttACCGCTGTGGGCCTTGCAAGCCAGGGTACACCGGCGATCAGACAAGGGGATGCAGAACTGAGAGAAGCTGCAGAAATCCCGAGCTGAATCCTTGCAGCGTGAATGCACAGTGCATCGAAGAGAGGCAGGGGGATGTGACCTGTGTG TGTGGCGTCGGCTGGGCTGGTGATGGCTACATCTGCGGGAAGGACGTGGACATTGACAGTTACCCTGACGAAGAACTGCCTTGCTCTGCCAGGAACTGCAAGAAG GACAACTGCAGGTATGTGCCAAATTCTGGCCAAGAAGATGCAGACGGAGATGGCATTGGGGATGCTTGTGATGAGGATGCTGATGGAGACGGGATCCTGAATGAGCAG GATAATTGTGTCCTGACTCACAACGTGGACCAAAGGAACAGTGACAAAGACATCTTTGGGGACGCTTGTGATAACTGCCGGAATATCCTAAATAATGACCAGAAAGACACCGATGGGGATGGGAAAGGAGATGCCTGTGACGACGACATGGATGGAGATG GAATAAAAAACATTCTGGACAACTGCCCAAGAGTTCCCAATCGTGACCAACGGGATAAGGATGGTGATGGTGTGGGGGATGCCTGTGACAGTTGTCCTGATGTCAGCAACCCTAACCAG TCTGATGTGGATAACGATCTGGTTGGGGACTCCTGTGACACCAATCAGGACAG TGACGGAGATGGGCATCAGGACAGCACAGACAACTGCCCCACTGTCATTAACAGTGCCCAGCTGGACACTGATAAGGATGGGATTGGTGACGAGTGTGATGATGACGATGACAATGATGGCATCCCAGACCTGGTGCCCCCTGGGCCAGACAACTGCCGGCTGGTCCCAAACCCAGCCCAGGAGGACAGCAACA gGGACGGCGTGGGAGACATCTGTGAGACCGACTTTGACCAGGACCAGGTCATCGATCGGATCGACGTCTGCCCGGAGAATGCAGAGGTCACCCTGACTGACTTCAGAGCCTACCAGACGGTGGTCCTGGACCCTGAAGGGGACGCGCAGATCGATCCCAACTGGGTGGTGCTGAACCAA GGCATGGAGATTGTCCAGACCATGAACAGCGACCCCGGCCTGGCAGTGG GGTACACGGCGTTTAACGGAGTTGACTTTGAAGGGACCTTCCACGTAAACACCCAGACGGACGATGACTATGCCGGCTTCATCTTTGGCTACCAAGACAGCTCCAGCTTCTATGTGGTCATGTGGAAGCAGACGGAGCAGACGTACTGGCAGGCCACGCCGTTCCGCGCTGTCGCCGAGCCTGGCATCCAGCTCAAG GCTGTTAAGTCTAAGACAGGTCCTGGAGAGCATCTCCGCAACTCCCTGTGGCATACTGGGGACACCAGTGACCAGGTCCGGCTGCTGTGGAAGGACTCCAGGAACGTGGGCTGGAAGGACAAGGTGTCCTACCGCTGGTTCCTGCAGCACCGGCCCCAGGTGGGCTACATCAG AGTGCGATTTTATGAAGGCTCCGAGTTGGTGGCTGACTCTGGGGTCACCATAGACACCACCATGCGTGGAGGCCGGCTTGGTGTGTTCTGCTTCTCCCAAGAAAACATCATTTGGTCCAACCTGAAGTATCGCTGCAATG ACACCATCCCAGAGGACTTCCAAGAGTTTCAAACGCAGAATTTCGATCGCCTGGATAGCTAA